CGCGCGCCCTTGAGCTGCAGCGAGCCGTCGACATCGGGCGTGTCGATCTTGATCCGCGTGCCGCCCACCGCCAGCGCCTGGGTGCGCGAGATATGGACCGGCCCGCCGCCGCCCGCGACGCTGGGCACCCCGGCCGGCGTGCCCGCCGGTGTCGCCGGGTGTTTCTGCGACAACTCGGCCGCCGCGCGGCGCGCCTGCGCCGCTTTCTCCGCCGGCCCGCCGATGAAGAACTGCCAGCCCAGGAAGATCGCGACCGACAGAAGCGTCGCGATGATGAGATTGCGGTTGTTGCTGCTGTTCATCGACTGACCTATCGGGGCGGTACGGGATCGAAGCCCGACGAACCGCCGAGCCAGGAAATGGGATGGCAGCGCGCGAGCCGCCTGAGCGCGAGGCCGGCGCCCTTCAGCGCGCCATGCGTCTGGATGGCCTCGATCGCGTATTGCGAGCAGGTCGGCTGGAAGCGGCAGGCCGGCGGGAAGAACGGCGAGACGAAGGCGCGATAGAACCTTATGGGCGCGATCAGCACGCTTGCGGCCACGCCGCGCCTTTCCTGGACCGTGCTCACCGGGCGTCTCCTCGCGGCGCCAGCTTGAGATGGGCGGCGCGTAGCGCTTGGGCAAGGTCGGATTTGAGGCTTTCGAAGGGCCTCGTGGCCGTGTCCCGCCGCGCCACCAATACATAGTCGGTG
Above is a window of Rhizomicrobium sp. DNA encoding:
- the yidD gene encoding membrane protein insertion efficiency factor YidD, which translates into the protein MSTVQERRGVAASVLIAPIRFYRAFVSPFFPPACRFQPTCSQYAIEAIQTHGALKGAGLALRRLARCHPISWLGGSSGFDPVPPR